Proteins encoded by one window of Mariniplasma anaerobium:
- the rnmV gene encoding ribonuclease M5, with protein MRQKVFVVEGRNDFSRLKQLYPDIFILTTNGSAILDSTLDALVELDKTHDIILFLDPDYAGERIRKILSQKLTHVFHAFIEQDKAFSKNRKKIGVEHAKKEDIEFALKNIKMSYENTQSDIDMHFLYEEKLIGQKDSKNLRAYLSKELHLGHVNGKTLLDRLHQFNICKKQVVEVLKCNIKQKNDMDKIS; from the coding sequence ATGAGACAAAAAGTATTTGTTGTTGAAGGAAGAAATGATTTTTCTAGATTAAAACAACTATACCCAGATATATTTATATTAACTACCAATGGTAGTGCTATATTAGATTCGACACTAGATGCTTTAGTTGAGCTTGATAAAACCCATGATATTATTTTGTTTCTAGATCCTGATTATGCAGGAGAAAGAATTAGAAAAATATTATCACAAAAATTAACTCATGTTTTTCATGCATTTATAGAACAAGATAAAGCATTTAGCAAAAATAGAAAAAAAATTGGTGTAGAACACGCTAAAAAAGAAGATATAGAATTTGCTTTAAAAAATATAAAAATGAGTTACGAAAACACACAAAGTGATATTGATATGCATTTTTTATATGAAGAAAAACTTATCGGACAAAAAGATAGCAAGAACTTAAGAGCTTATTTATCTAAAGAACTTCATTTAGGTCATGTAAATGGGAAGACTTTATTAGATAGACTTCATCAATTCAATATCTGTAAAAAACAAGTAGTAGAGGTACTTAAATGCAACATCAAGCAAAAAAACGATATGGACAAAATTTCTTAA
- a CDS encoding HIT family protein translates to MSTVFEKIINREIPAYIVYEDELVIAFLDISQVTPGHTLVVPIAPYENIYEMPDDLLAHAVKITKKISIACKKAFDADGIYVLSNNGEAAGQTVFHFHFHVLPRYINDDVSLKFVNHMNDVTKDEFKKRALMIKEALL, encoded by the coding sequence ATGTCAACAGTTTTTGAAAAAATAATAAATAGAGAAATTCCTGCTTATATTGTTTATGAAGATGAATTGGTTATAGCTTTTCTAGATATATCACAAGTAACTCCAGGACATACTTTAGTTGTTCCAATAGCTCCTTATGAAAACATTTATGAGATGCCTGATGATCTTTTAGCCCATGCTGTTAAAATAACTAAAAAAATTAGTATCGCTTGTAAAAAAGCTTTTGATGCTGATGGAATCTATGTTTTAAGCAATAATGGTGAAGCTGCTGGTCAAACAGTATTTCATTTCCATTTTCATGTGCTTCCTAGATATATAAATGATGACGTATCTCTTAAATTTGTTAATCACATGAATGATGTCACAAAAGATGAGTTTAAAAAAAGAGCCCTTATGATTAAAGAGGCTCTATTATAA
- a CDS encoding DUF1361 domain-containing protein, giving the protein MMIKNLKAYLNPTLILACLFVGMSFILGVSLSNGLIIFLSWNMVLAIIVYLLSVLVVILYKKKTHKIWIISSIVAYVIFFPNSFYIITDFIHFEHYNFFNMYPNIYELDIYDWYVFFDIVVGALIALKLGILSISNIKSICSDKLKTFEYLGLTALFVLSSIGIYLGRFIRLNSWNILDISYIFNGIFEHFRFFVMFVLLFTIIHMISYILFKEKGE; this is encoded by the coding sequence ATGATGATTAAAAATTTAAAAGCATATTTAAATCCAACACTTATATTAGCGTGTTTATTTGTAGGAATGAGTTTTATATTAGGTGTAAGTTTATCTAATGGCCTTATTATATTCTTATCTTGGAACATGGTATTAGCAATCATTGTATATTTATTAAGTGTTTTAGTCGTGATATTGTATAAAAAAAAGACCCATAAAATATGGATCATATCTTCTATAGTTGCATATGTTATCTTTTTTCCTAATAGTTTTTATATCATCACAGATTTTATACATTTTGAGCATTACAACTTCTTTAATATGTATCCTAACATATACGAGCTTGATATATATGACTGGTATGTCTTCTTTGATATAGTTGTGGGAGCATTGATTGCGTTAAAATTAGGCATATTATCAATTTCTAATATTAAATCAATTTGTTCAGATAAACTAAAAACATTTGAATATCTAGGGTTAACAGCATTATTTGTCTTATCGTCAATTGGTATATATCTAGGGCGATTTATACGATTAAACTCTTGGAACATTCTTGATATATCATACATCTTTAATGGTATATTCGAACACTTTAGATTCTTTGTAATGTTTGTTTTACTTTTTACAATTATACATATGATCTCATATATTTTATTTAAAGAAAAAGGTGAATAA
- a CDS encoding response regulator transcription factor, producing MKIYYVEDEKDLSEIIRKYLMREGFDVTVFYDGETAIKHVEDQVDLWILDIMLSGELNGYDLIKAIKGVNSPSSIIFTSARDQDLDKIMGLELGSDDYLAKPYSPRELILRVKAVLKRQQQFSSSEIAQYDHYAINLTKREIKSNHGMIDLTNKEFELLLFFIKHTNQAFSRDDILKHVWGDNYYGSDRVVDDLLRRLRHKMPDLKIETIYGYGYRLL from the coding sequence ATGAAAATATACTACGTTGAAGATGAAAAAGATTTATCAGAAATTATACGAAAATACTTGATGCGAGAAGGTTTTGATGTCACCGTTTTTTATGACGGAGAGACTGCAATTAAACATGTTGAAGATCAGGTAGACTTGTGGATATTAGATATTATGTTATCTGGAGAATTAAATGGTTATGACCTTATAAAAGCAATTAAAGGTGTTAACAGTCCTTCTTCAATTATATTCACATCAGCAAGAGACCAAGATCTAGATAAGATCATGGGATTAGAATTAGGTAGTGATGATTACCTTGCAAAACCTTATTCACCAAGAGAACTTATTTTAAGAGTTAAAGCAGTTTTAAAGAGACAACAACAATTCTCATCATCAGAAATTGCTCAATATGATCATTATGCTATTAATCTAACAAAACGCGAAATTAAATCAAATCATGGCATGATTGACTTAACGAATAAAGAATTTGAACTTTTATTGTTTTTTATAAAACATACAAATCAAGCCTTTTCTAGAGATGATATTTTAAAACATGTTTGGGGAGATAACTACTATGGTAGTGATCGAGTTGTTGATGATCTTCTAAGAAGATTAAGACATAAGATGCCAGACTTAAAAATTGAAACAATATATGGATATGGTTATAGATTATTATGA
- a CDS encoding undecaprenyl-diphosphate phosphatase, with translation MIELIKYIVLGIIQGITEIFPVSSSGHLTLFSNLFGIDLTNLTVFLMITNTGSFLALLLFFKTDIKELIVGTYKFLIKKEETSKEDFQYVLKLLIAVIPIGVFGLLFKDMLPNDLLSVGFALILTGLLLFYVYRVKDIQWKNDVSWKNAMIIGTFQIFAIFPGISRSGITMTGGLIQKIELKKVLKFSFLSYIIVSVPVMILGFYKALTASESIHVLGYSLAFVMSFVFSFISVRILYKYVKVKNLIYFSIYCLTVGVLSIILYFVL, from the coding sequence ATGATTGAACTTATAAAATATATTGTACTTGGTATCATTCAAGGCATTACTGAAATCTTTCCCGTTTCCAGTAGCGGACACTTAACACTTTTTAGTAATTTGTTTGGTATTGATTTAACCAATTTAACAGTTTTTCTAATGATAACCAATACTGGTTCTTTTTTAGCTTTATTGCTTTTCTTTAAGACTGATATTAAAGAACTTATAGTAGGTACTTATAAATTTTTAATTAAAAAAGAAGAGACGTCTAAAGAAGATTTTCAATATGTTTTAAAATTATTGATTGCTGTTATACCAATTGGTGTATTTGGACTTCTATTTAAAGATATGTTACCTAATGATTTATTATCTGTTGGATTTGCTTTAATATTGACAGGTTTATTACTGTTTTATGTTTATAGAGTTAAAGATATACAATGGAAGAATGATGTTTCTTGGAAAAATGCAATGATTATAGGCACATTCCAAATATTTGCGATTTTCCCAGGTATATCAAGAAGTGGTATCACAATGACGGGTGGACTAATCCAAAAGATTGAGCTTAAAAAAGTATTAAAATTCTCGTTTTTAAGTTATATCATCGTTTCAGTACCTGTAATGATTCTAGGCTTTTATAAAGCTTTAACTGCTAGTGAATCCATTCATGTATTAGGGTATTCTCTTGCATTTGTTATGAGTTTCGTATTCTCATTTATCTCAGTACGTATATTATATAAATATGTTAAAGTTAAAAACTTAATTTATTTTTCAATATATTGCTTAACTGTTGGTGTTTTATCCATTATTTTATACTTTGTTTTATAA
- the serS gene encoding serine--tRNA ligase, whose translation MLDLKYVTEHIDQVVERLSQRNGDFSYLYELVTLQDQRKEFISSVESKKALRNESSKKIGELKRNKQDATHILDQVKDLGDEIKTLDEKLKDIELKIFDILANTPNLCHESIPVGKDENDNLEIKKVGTPKTFDFEVVDHVELGEKLDILDFERAAKITGTRFVVDKGLGARLERSLIQFMMDLHSRHNDYTEIIPPFIVNEQSMFATGQFPKFREDSFRLELKDQNYYLNPTAEVPTINLYRDEILDGTKLPLKYCSFTTAFRSEAGSAGRDTRGILRQHQFNKVELIKFSTPEDSYNELESMLLDSEEVLKQLGLPYRVVSLCTGDIGFGMAKTYDIEVWIPSQHKYREIGSISNAEDFQARRANIRFKRTKDSKTEYVHTLNGSGLAVGRTMIAIMENYQNKDGSITIPEVLVPYMGVKVIN comes from the coding sequence ATGTTAGATTTAAAATATGTTACAGAACATATAGACCAAGTAGTTGAAAGACTATCACAAAGAAATGGTGATTTTTCATATTTATATGAATTGGTCACATTACAAGATCAAAGAAAAGAATTCATCTCATCTGTTGAATCTAAAAAAGCACTTAGAAATGAATCATCTAAAAAGATAGGTGAACTCAAACGAAACAAACAAGATGCTACACATATTCTAGATCAAGTTAAAGATTTAGGAGATGAAATCAAAACTCTAGATGAAAAACTAAAAGATATTGAACTTAAAATCTTTGATATACTAGCCAATACACCTAACTTGTGTCATGAATCAATTCCAGTAGGAAAAGATGAAAATGATAACTTAGAAATTAAAAAAGTAGGAACACCTAAAACATTTGATTTTGAAGTTGTCGATCATGTAGAACTTGGAGAAAAACTAGATATTTTAGATTTTGAAAGAGCAGCTAAAATAACAGGCACAAGATTTGTTGTTGATAAAGGACTTGGAGCAAGACTTGAAAGATCATTAATTCAATTTATGATGGATCTACATAGTAGACATAATGATTACACAGAAATCATTCCACCATTCATCGTTAATGAGCAAAGTATGTTTGCAACAGGTCAGTTTCCTAAGTTTAGAGAAGATAGTTTTAGACTAGAACTAAAAGATCAAAACTACTATCTAAATCCAACAGCTGAAGTACCAACTATCAATTTATATCGTGATGAAATCTTAGATGGCACAAAACTACCTTTAAAGTATTGTAGTTTTACGACTGCTTTTAGATCTGAAGCTGGATCTGCAGGTAGAGATACTAGAGGTATTTTAAGACAGCATCAATTTAACAAAGTAGAACTTATTAAATTTAGTACTCCTGAAGATTCTTATAATGAGCTAGAAAGCATGTTATTAGACTCAGAAGAAGTTTTAAAACAATTAGGACTACCATATAGAGTTGTATCTTTATGTACAGGAGATATAGGTTTTGGAATGGCTAAAACATATGATATTGAAGTATGGATACCATCTCAACATAAATATCGTGAAATAGGATCAATCTCAAATGCAGAAGATTTTCAAGCAAGACGTGCAAATATTAGATTCAAAAGAACTAAAGATAGTAAAACAGAATATGTTCATACACTAAATGGATCTGGATTAGCTGTTGGAAGAACAATGATTGCTATTATGGAAAATTATCAAAACAAAGATGGTAGTATTACTATCCCAGAAGTCCTAGTTCCATATATGGGTGTAAAAGTAATCAATTAA
- a CDS encoding sensor histidine kinase produces MRRFKKMKLSTQINLIFTIVTVFTSFIFLFAVSQIIKDSRIQQNKDQLNAYFNEVIQTPALSKPDESRYNGYLVFQDGRLLYSSNFEILDGNFTAARLFQIYSIRPGFEAEDTKGEDTYYFRFQRRSESDFTIVFTGDDYLSVTNTRYSAFVFVSLIAIILLGNITILLWSRITVDRVKRLQNEVSLLTKNNYRVPIDMDGADEIADLAYTIEKMRREIESSDNIKQEMLQNVSHDFKTPIAVIRSYAEAIADDISEPHEAAIIIKQADILNQKVKQLLELNKLEYLKDPSQFEMVSIKEIINNIINQQKYRTHLKIKTDLDDSKYFATKENLFTVFGNILDNALRYAKNEIIITLENKKLTFFNDGEPISEKFIEQLFKPYEKGDKGQFGLGMSIVQKTCQHFNLILKVVNIENGVEFIIEPL; encoded by the coding sequence ATGAGACGATTTAAAAAAATGAAATTATCAACACAAATTAATCTTATTTTTACGATTGTGACTGTGTTTACAAGTTTCATTTTTTTGTTTGCGGTAAGCCAAATTATTAAAGATTCACGGATTCAACAAAACAAAGATCAACTTAATGCGTATTTTAATGAAGTCATTCAAACACCGGCATTATCAAAACCAGATGAAAGTAGATACAATGGATATCTTGTCTTTCAAGATGGAAGATTGTTATATAGTTCTAATTTTGAAATATTAGATGGTAATTTTACTGCAGCAAGACTATTCCAAATATACTCTATAAGACCTGGATTTGAAGCAGAAGATACCAAAGGTGAAGATACATATTATTTTAGATTCCAAAGAAGATCAGAATCTGATTTTACGATTGTTTTTACTGGCGATGATTATTTATCAGTTACAAACACTAGATATTCAGCATTTGTCTTTGTTTCTTTAATCGCAATTATTCTTTTAGGAAATATAACAATTCTTTTATGGTCAAGAATTACAGTCGATCGAGTTAAACGATTACAAAATGAAGTTTCTCTACTTACAAAAAACAATTATAGAGTACCTATTGATATGGATGGGGCTGATGAAATAGCTGATCTTGCATATACAATCGAGAAAATGAGAAGAGAAATTGAATCTAGCGATAATATAAAACAAGAGATGCTTCAAAATGTATCTCATGATTTTAAAACACCTATTGCAGTCATTAGATCTTATGCTGAAGCTATAGCTGATGATATATCAGAACCACATGAAGCAGCAATCATCATTAAACAGGCAGATATTCTAAATCAAAAAGTTAAACAACTATTAGAACTTAACAAATTAGAGTATTTAAAAGACCCATCACAATTTGAGATGGTTAGTATCAAAGAAATTATTAATAATATTATTAATCAACAAAAATATAGAACTCATTTAAAGATAAAAACAGATTTAGATGATTCTAAATATTTTGCAACTAAAGAAAACTTATTTACTGTATTTGGTAATATATTAGATAATGCTTTAAGATATGCAAAAAATGAAATCATTATTACATTAGAAAATAAAAAACTCACCTTCTTTAACGATGGCGAGCCTATAAGCGAAAAATTTATTGAACAACTATTTAAACCATATGAAAAAGGAGACAAGGGTCAATTTGGCCTTGGCATGAGCATTGTTCAAAAAACGTGTCAGCACTTCAATTTAATTTTAAAAGTTGTAAACATTGAAAATGGTGTAGAATTTATAATAGAGCCTCTTTAA
- the galU gene encoding UTP--glucose-1-phosphate uridylyltransferase GalU: MIKKAVIPAAGYGTRFLPITKALPKELLPIIDRPTIEYIVNEAIDSGITDILLIVSSNKNAIIDYFDYNIELETILLNKGKDEDFKMLREIGKGANLHFIRQKEQLGLGHAVLQAEAFVGNDPFVVLLGDDMYVSKDKPAIKQMMDMFDETKSSILGTMEVKYEDTYKYGICTPKHEKKGRLVELKDVVEKPDIEVAPSRSAIGGRYVLTPTIFKYLKNQQKGKGNEIQLTDAILRLMKEEKVFAYDIEAKRYDVGNKLDYIEAILDTGLATAELKEGLKALIKEKAKIK; the protein is encoded by the coding sequence ATGATTAAAAAAGCGGTTATTCCTGCAGCAGGATATGGAACAAGATTTTTACCTATTACTAAAGCTTTGCCTAAAGAATTACTTCCAATTATTGATAGACCAACAATTGAATATATAGTTAATGAAGCTATCGATAGCGGCATCACAGATATCTTACTAATTGTAAGTAGCAACAAAAATGCAATCATTGATTACTTTGATTATAATATTGAATTAGAAACGATTTTATTAAACAAAGGCAAAGATGAAGATTTTAAAATGCTTAGAGAAATTGGTAAAGGTGCTAACCTTCATTTTATTAGACAAAAAGAACAACTAGGTCTTGGACATGCAGTCTTGCAAGCAGAAGCCTTTGTTGGAAACGATCCTTTTGTAGTTTTACTTGGAGATGACATGTATGTCTCTAAAGATAAACCTGCAATTAAACAAATGATGGATATGTTTGATGAAACTAAATCTTCTATTTTAGGAACTATGGAAGTTAAGTATGAAGATACATATAAATATGGTATTTGTACACCAAAGCATGAGAAAAAAGGAAGATTAGTTGAACTTAAAGATGTCGTAGAAAAACCAGACATTGAAGTCGCTCCATCAAGATCAGCAATCGGAGGCAGATATGTCTTAACACCAACTATATTCAAGTATCTTAAAAATCAACAAAAAGGTAAAGGCAATGAAATCCAACTTACCGATGCAATTTTAAGATTAATGAAAGAAGAAAAAGTGTTTGCTTATGATATCGAAGCTAAAAGATATGATGTCGGAAATAAACTTGACTATATAGAAGCTATCCTTGATACAGGCCTAGCAACCGCTGAACTTAAAGAAGGATTAAAAGCTTTAATTAAAGAAAAAGCTAAAATAAAATAA
- a CDS encoding HD domain-containing protein yields the protein MNTLDRQQVLKDPLYGYIHIDDVIIKKLIDTSLFQRLRRIRQLSGVQMVFHGAEHSRFTHSLGVYELAFRFLSVKELNETLDERSQLLFKTSALLHDIGHGAYSHAFEDVFKVDHEQIGARMITNRFEIRDILATVDKDFAKDVASIILKEGRFPIIEHLISSQIDIDRLDYLERDAYYTGTAYGHIDLDRLMRVMHIKDGKIIFSVSGIHAIENYLISRYHMYWQVYYHPVARAYEVILEKIYLRVKNLYLKDFEFKADIEPLKRLIENPNDLDSFIQIDDFFINGLISSFTKSKDDILKTLADDFLNRHIWKYIDDNKANQELINHIKATYDQQELEYFTAHKTVSNRAYQNDKADIGDQIDILLKDQSVSTLEEQSDIMNGLMLSGVKEDKKFFYRPL from the coding sequence TTGAATACATTAGATAGACAGCAAGTTTTAAAAGACCCTTTATATGGATATATCCATATAGATGATGTCATTATAAAAAAATTAATAGACACTAGTTTATTCCAAAGACTAAGAAGAATTAGACAATTAAGTGGTGTACAAATGGTCTTTCATGGCGCAGAACATTCTAGATTCACCCATTCTTTGGGTGTTTATGAGCTTGCATTTAGATTCTTAAGTGTAAAAGAGCTAAATGAAACACTAGATGAGAGAAGTCAGTTATTATTTAAAACATCAGCACTTCTTCATGACATTGGTCATGGGGCATATTCACATGCTTTTGAAGATGTTTTTAAAGTAGATCATGAACAGATTGGTGCAAGAATGATTACCAATCGTTTTGAAATAAGAGATATATTAGCAACTGTGGATAAAGATTTTGCAAAAGATGTTGCAAGTATTATTTTAAAAGAAGGAAGATTTCCAATCATAGAACATCTTATTTCTTCACAAATTGATATTGATCGACTAGATTACTTAGAACGCGATGCATATTATACAGGAACAGCTTATGGACACATAGATCTAGATAGATTAATGAGAGTGATGCATATTAAAGATGGAAAAATTATCTTTAGTGTGTCAGGTATCCATGCAATAGAAAATTATTTAATTAGTCGATACCATATGTATTGGCAAGTTTATTATCATCCAGTAGCAAGAGCGTATGAAGTCATTTTGGAAAAGATATATCTTAGAGTTAAAAATCTTTATTTAAAAGATTTTGAGTTTAAAGCAGATATAGAGCCTCTAAAACGATTAATTGAAAATCCTAATGATTTGGATAGTTTTATTCAAATCGATGATTTTTTCATTAATGGATTAATCTCAAGCTTTACAAAATCGAAAGATGATATATTAAAAACATTAGCAGATGATTTTTTAAATAGACATATTTGGAAATACATAGATGATAATAAAGCAAATCAAGAATTAATCAACCATATTAAAGCTACTTATGATCAACAAGAATTAGAATATTTTACAGCACATAAAACTGTCTCTAATAGAGCATATCAAAATGATAAAGCAGATATAGGAGATCAAATAGATATATTACTTAAAGATCAAAGTGTTTCAACTTTAGAAGAACAATCTGATATTATGAATGGGTTAATGTTATCAGGAGTTAAAGAAGATAAAAAGTTCTTCTATAGACCTTTATGA
- the rsmA gene encoding 16S rRNA (adenine(1518)-N(6)/adenine(1519)-N(6))-dimethyltransferase RsmA: MQHQAKKRYGQNFLRDKNLLKKIVNQSHILNKDVIEVGPGQGALTSFLAEQAHQLTCFEIDTSLKSILDPIEEQYDNLEIIYKDFMTADLTDLGDDLHVVANVPYYITTPIIFKLIETPQIKTASLMIQKEVCERLIAKPGTKAYNNLSVVMAYHAHVYKMMDVKRHMFVPQPNVDSAVIRIEKRDKALLDPKAEKIFISIVRTAFKQKRKTLVNNWFEAYQIPKEDIINFLKSFDINENIRAEKIAIEQFMKLAGAWTYDI, encoded by the coding sequence ATGCAACATCAAGCAAAAAAACGATATGGACAAAATTTCTTAAGAGATAAAAATCTTTTAAAAAAGATTGTTAACCAATCGCATATCTTAAATAAAGATGTTATTGAAGTAGGGCCAGGCCAAGGTGCACTGACTTCCTTTTTAGCTGAACAAGCACATCAATTAACTTGTTTTGAGATTGATACATCTTTAAAATCTATTTTAGATCCTATTGAAGAACAATATGATAATCTAGAAATCATTTATAAAGATTTCATGACCGCAGATTTAACTGATTTAGGAGATGATTTACACGTTGTCGCAAACGTCCCTTATTATATAACCACACCTATTATATTTAAATTAATCGAAACACCACAAATTAAAACAGCTTCATTAATGATACAAAAAGAAGTTTGTGAAAGATTAATAGCTAAACCAGGGACTAAAGCTTATAATAACTTATCAGTTGTTATGGCATATCATGCGCATGTATATAAAATGATGGATGTTAAAAGACATATGTTTGTTCCACAACCAAATGTTGATAGTGCAGTTATTAGAATTGAAAAAAGAGATAAAGCTTTATTAGATCCTAAAGCTGAAAAGATTTTTATAAGTATTGTTAGAACAGCATTTAAACAAAAGCGTAAAACATTAGTTAATAATTGGTTTGAAGCATATCAAATTCCAAAAGAAGACATCATAAACTTCTTAAAATCATTTGATATTAACGAAAACATAAGAGCTGAAAAAATAGCGATAGAACAATTTATGAAATTAGCAGGAGCGTGGACATATGATATATGA
- a CDS encoding DUF368 domain-containing protein yields the protein MKNIIKIIKGSFVGMGSILPGISGSMVAAILKIYQDLIDALNDFLKAPIKSIKSVWQYIVGVLIGFMIGFVFINFFYELAPIPITFLFIGFILGAIPSLIKEIKTDKYKWHHFFVMLVAILFMIGFIFITETESTQSGFIYYLSVFLVGVIYAVALIIPGLSGSTMLMAFGYFQILITLVDEIAVAFVNLDFSTIVSQLPMLALLILGALVGLILVGKLMHYLLHHYKAHFYFAVLGIVLISPFNVLFTLQDNTSANVFQSAWYMYVIGAILFLFGIFITYKISHTKNYEGEIK from the coding sequence ATGAAAAATATTATAAAAATCATAAAAGGTAGTTTTGTAGGTATGGGATCCATATTACCAGGTATATCAGGATCCATGGTTGCGGCTATTTTAAAAATATATCAAGACTTAATAGATGCCTTAAATGATTTTTTAAAGGCACCTATCAAATCTATTAAAAGCGTTTGGCAATATATTGTTGGAGTTTTAATAGGATTTATGATTGGGTTTGTATTCATTAATTTCTTTTATGAATTAGCGCCCATCCCAATAACATTCTTATTCATTGGATTTATCCTAGGCGCAATTCCATCATTGATAAAAGAAATCAAAACAGATAAATATAAATGGCATCACTTCTTTGTGATGTTAGTCGCAATTTTATTTATGATAGGATTTATATTCATTACAGAAACAGAAAGTACACAAAGTGGGTTTATATATTATTTATCAGTCTTTTTAGTAGGTGTAATTTATGCAGTCGCATTAATTATTCCAGGATTAAGCGGATCTACTATGCTCATGGCATTTGGTTATTTCCAAATCCTAATTACACTGGTAGATGAGATAGCAGTTGCGTTTGTTAATCTTGATTTTTCCACAATAGTTTCACAATTACCTATGCTTGCATTATTAATACTAGGCGCGCTTGTTGGACTCATACTCGTAGGAAAATTAATGCATTATCTTCTACACCACTACAAGGCACATTTCTACTTTGCAGTTTTAGGTATTGTCCTTATATCGCCATTTAACGTTTTATTTACATTACAAGACAATACATCAGCTAATGTATTTCAAAGTGCATGGTACATGTATGTTATAGGAGCTATACTATTTTTATTTGGCATATTTATTACGTATAAAATTTCACATACAAAAAATTATGAAGGAGAGATAAAATGA
- the pduL gene encoding phosphate propanoyltransferase — translation MKKIPVGISGRHLHVTLEHLETLFGKGYKLTPMKDLSQPGQYAANEKVDVMSPNGKLLAGVRILGPVRPASQVEISRSDALRFKFVAPVRSSGDVKGSGACTLIGPNGQVELSEGVIIADRHIHFSDEEAKTYGVENGQIVSLKISGIKAGILDNVLCRVSPKYLLDCHLDTDDGSAFMLSTGDQVELVKSYTINQ, via the coding sequence ATGAAAAAAATACCAGTAGGAATTTCTGGCCGTCATCTCCATGTAACATTAGAACATTTAGAAACACTTTTTGGAAAAGGTTACAAGTTGACACCAATGAAGGATTTAAGCCAACCTGGACAATACGCTGCAAATGAAAAAGTAGACGTTATGAGTCCTAATGGTAAGTTATTAGCAGGTGTACGTATTCTAGGACCGGTACGTCCGGCTTCACAAGTTGAAATATCTAGAAGCGATGCACTAAGATTTAAATTTGTTGCTCCAGTAAGATCATCGGGTGATGTTAAAGGTTCAGGAGCATGCACATTAATTGGTCCAAACGGACAAGTTGAACTATCAGAAGGCGTTATAATCGCAGATCGTCATATTCATTTTTCAGATGAAGAAGCTAAAACATATGGCGTAGAAAACGGACAAATTGTTAGTCTTAAGATTAGCGGCATTAAAGCTGGTATCCTTGATAATGTTTTATGTAGAGTAAGTCCTAAATACTTACTAGACTGTCATTTAGATACAGATGATGGTAGTGCATTTATGTTAAGTACAGGCGATCAAGTAGAACTTGTAAAATCATACACAATTAATCAATAA